The following are from one region of the Mustela lutreola isolate mMusLut2 chromosome 7, mMusLut2.pri, whole genome shotgun sequence genome:
- the RAB15 gene encoding ras-related protein Rab-15 isoform X2: MAKQYDVLFRLLLIGDSGVGKTCLLCRFTDNEFHSSHISTIGVDFKMKTIEVDGIKVRIQIWDTAGQERYQTITKQYYRRAQYAPEGVQKILIGNKADEEQKRQVGREQGQQLAKEYGMDFYETSACTNLNIKESFTRLTELVLQAHRKELDGLRTRASHELALAELEEDEGKPEGPANSSKTCWC, encoded by the exons ATGGCGAAGCAGTACGACGTGCTGTTCCGGCTGCTGCTGATCGGGGACTCCGGGGTGGGCAAGACCTGCCTGCTGTGCCGCTTCACCGACAACGAGTTCCACTCCTCGCACATCTCCACCATCG GCGTGGATTTTAAGATGAAGACCATAGAGGTAGATGGCATCAAAGTGCGGATACAGATTTG GGACACGGCGGGGCAGGAGAGATACCAGACCATCACCAAGCAGTACTATCGGCGGGCCCAG TATGCGCCAGAAGGTGTCCAGAAGATCCTTATAGGGAATAAGGCTGATGAAGAGCAGAAGCGGCAGGTGGGAAGGGAGCAGGGGCAGCAG CTGGCCAAGGAGTATGGCATGGACTTCTATGAAACAAGTGCCTGCACCAACCTCAACATTAAAGAG TCTTTCACGCGGCTGACGGAGCTGGTGCTGCAGGCCCACAGGAAGGAGCTGGATGGTCTCAGGACGCGTGCCAGCCATGAGTTGGCGTTGGCCGAGCTGGAGGAGGACGAGGGCAAACCTGAGGGCCCAGCGAACTCTTCGAAAACCTGCTGGTGCTGA
- the GPX2 gene encoding glutathione peroxidase 2, which translates to MAYIAKSFYDLSAVSLDGEKVDFNTFRGRAVLIENVASLUGTTTRDFTQLNELQCRFPRRLVVLGFPCNQFGHQENCQNEEILNSLKYVRPGGGFQPTFTLVQKCEVNGQNEHPVFAYLKDKLPYPYDDPFTLMTDPKFIIWSPVRRSDVAWNFEKFLIGPEGEPFRRYSRTFPTINIEPDIKRLLKVAI; encoded by the exons ATGGCTTACATAGCCAAGTCCTTCTACGACCTCAGTGCCGTCAGCCTGGACGGGGAGAAGGTAGATTTCAACACATTCCGAGGCAGGGCCGTGCTGATTGAGAACGTGGCCTCGCTCTGAGGCACGACCACCCGGGACTTCACCCAGCTCAATGAGTTGCAATGCCGCTTCCCCAGGCGCCTGGTGGTTCTTGGCTTCCCTTGCAACCAATTTGGACATCAG GAGAACTGTCAGAATGAGGAGATCCTGAACAGTCTCAAGTATGTCCGCCCCGGGGGTGGATTCCAGCCCACTTTCACTCTTGTCCAAAAGTGTGAGGTGAATGGTCAGAACGAGCATCCTGTCTTCGCCTACCTGAAGGACAAGCTCCCCTACCCTTATGATGACCCATTTACCCTCATGACCGACCCCAAGTTCATCATTTGGAGCCCGGTGCGCCGCTCCGACGTGGCCTGGAACTTTGAGAAGTTCCTTATTGGGCCGGAGGGGGAGCCCTTCCGCCGCTACAGCCGTACCTTCCCTACCATCAACATTGAGCCTGACATCAAGCGTCTCCTCAAAGTTGCCATATAG
- the RAB15 gene encoding ras-related protein Rab-15 isoform X1 — MAKQYDVLFRLLLIGDSGVGKTCLLCRFTDNEFHSSHISTIGVDFKMKTIEVDGIKVRIQIWDTAGQERYQTITKQYYRRAQGIFLVYDISSERSYQHIMKWVSDVDEYAPEGVQKILIGNKADEEQKRQVGREQGQQLAKEYGMDFYETSACTNLNIKESFTRLTELVLQAHRKELDGLRTRASHELALAELEEDEGKPEGPANSSKTCWC; from the exons ATGGCGAAGCAGTACGACGTGCTGTTCCGGCTGCTGCTGATCGGGGACTCCGGGGTGGGCAAGACCTGCCTGCTGTGCCGCTTCACCGACAACGAGTTCCACTCCTCGCACATCTCCACCATCG GCGTGGATTTTAAGATGAAGACCATAGAGGTAGATGGCATCAAAGTGCGGATACAGATTTG GGACACGGCGGGGCAGGAGAGATACCAGACCATCACCAAGCAGTACTATCGGCGGGCCCAG ggaaTATTTTTAGTCTACGACATTAGCAGCGAGCGCTCTTACCAGCACATCATGAAGTGGGTCAGTGATGTGGATGAG TATGCGCCAGAAGGTGTCCAGAAGATCCTTATAGGGAATAAGGCTGATGAAGAGCAGAAGCGGCAGGTGGGAAGGGAGCAGGGGCAGCAG CTGGCCAAGGAGTATGGCATGGACTTCTATGAAACAAGTGCCTGCACCAACCTCAACATTAAAGAG TCTTTCACGCGGCTGACGGAGCTGGTGCTGCAGGCCCACAGGAAGGAGCTGGATGGTCTCAGGACGCGTGCCAGCCATGAGTTGGCGTTGGCCGAGCTGGAGGAGGACGAGGGCAAACCTGAGGGCCCAGCGAACTCTTCGAAAACCTGCTGGTGCTGA
- the RAB15 gene encoding ras-related protein Rab-15 isoform X3, translated as MTGPSEEKSGVDFKMKTIEVDGIKVRIQIWDTAGQERYQTITKQYYRRAQGIFLVYDISSERSYQHIMKWVSDVDEYAPEGVQKILIGNKADEEQKRQVGREQGQQLAKEYGMDFYETSACTNLNIKESFTRLTELVLQAHRKELDGLRTRASHELALAELEEDEGKPEGPANSSKTCWC; from the exons ATGACTGGCCCATCTGAGGAGAAAAGTG GCGTGGATTTTAAGATGAAGACCATAGAGGTAGATGGCATCAAAGTGCGGATACAGATTTG GGACACGGCGGGGCAGGAGAGATACCAGACCATCACCAAGCAGTACTATCGGCGGGCCCAG ggaaTATTTTTAGTCTACGACATTAGCAGCGAGCGCTCTTACCAGCACATCATGAAGTGGGTCAGTGATGTGGATGAG TATGCGCCAGAAGGTGTCCAGAAGATCCTTATAGGGAATAAGGCTGATGAAGAGCAGAAGCGGCAGGTGGGAAGGGAGCAGGGGCAGCAG CTGGCCAAGGAGTATGGCATGGACTTCTATGAAACAAGTGCCTGCACCAACCTCAACATTAAAGAG TCTTTCACGCGGCTGACGGAGCTGGTGCTGCAGGCCCACAGGAAGGAGCTGGATGGTCTCAGGACGCGTGCCAGCCATGAGTTGGCGTTGGCCGAGCTGGAGGAGGACGAGGGCAAACCTGAGGGCCCAGCGAACTCTTCGAAAACCTGCTGGTGCTGA